Within the Streptomyces sp. YIM 121038 genome, the region GGTCCGCGCTACGACGAGGTGGCCCGCACCACCCTGGCGATCCTCGCCGGGCCCGCCGCGGACCTCTCGCGCGCCGCGGCCCGCTGCACCGCCGCCGTCCTCGACGAACTGGGGCCGGGCCGGGCCACCTTCGTGCGGCTGCGCGACCTGATGATGCCCGTGTGGGCGGAGTTCTTCCACGAGCGCGTCTTCCACGAGCCGTGCCCGCCCGGGGTGCGCCGCCTGATCACCGATCACGCCGACGACGTGGTGAGCGCGCTCAAGTGCACCCGCCCGCGCCACATGCGGCGCAGGCACCGCCTCACCCGGTATCTGGCGCGCCGCGTCGCCGCCGGAGCCGTGCCGCACGCGCTGCCGCGCTCCCTGACCACGCGCGAGCGGGCGTACTACCTCCAGGGCACGTTCTTCAACACGGCCGTGGTGCAGCTCTCCGAGGCGATGGCGCATCTGCTGCTCGCCCTCGCCGAACACCACGACGTACAGGAGCGCGTGGCGCGCGCGCCGGACGACGACCGCTATCTGGACCACGTCATCGACGAGACGTTCCGGCTCTATCCCCTCTTCGGCGTCGCCCACCGCATCACCACGGCCGACATCACGCTCGGCACGGGCCCCACGCTGCCCGCCGGATCGGTGCTCTGCTTCAGCTACCCCGCCTACCACGCCACCGGGTACGCGGACCCGGAGGTCTTCGCGCCGCACCGCTGGGAGACGCGCACGGCCAGGGACGCCCACCACATCCCCTTCGGCGTCGCCGCCAACCGGCCGTGCCCGGCCTGGCGGCTCGCCCCCGTCGTGATGCGCGCGGCCGCGCGCGAGGTGCTGCGCCGCTACGCGCTCGACTCGGCGGTCTCGCACACCCGGTCCATCCCGCACCGGGCGCCCTGTCTCCTGGTGCGGCGCGGGCGGCCGCTGCCCCGGCCGTGGGCGCGCGGCGCCCGCGCGTTCCTGCGGGTCAGGGACCGCTTCGAGGACGTGGGACGGGCACCGGCACAGCTCGTCCTCGGCACCTGGATGGTGCTCGACGCCCGCCGCCACCGGCTCGCCGCGACGTACTTCGCGAGCCACGACACCGAGGGGCGGCCGCTCGCCGCGCACCCCGGCACGGACTCTCCCGGGTGTCCCCACCTGTCCGGCTGAGGCCCGGCCGAAACCCACTCGGAGCCCGCCCGGAGCCCGCTTCAGGCCCGGGCGGGCCCACCGTCCCCAGCCGTCCCGACGCGAAGGGTGCGGACCATGTCCACCACCGAGCTCGGCCCCGCCTTCTTCCTCGCCGTCGTGGTGATCCTCGTGACCTGCCGGCTCACCGCGCTCGCGCTGCGCGGCCTGGGGCAGCCGCCCGTCGTCGGCGAGATGGTCGCCGGGGTGCTGCTCGGCCCGTCCCTGCTCGGCCTTGTCGCACCCGGCGTCGAGGAGGAGCTGTTCCCCGACGCGCTGCGCCCGGTGCTCTTCGTGGCCGGGCAGATCGGCCTGGTCGTCTTCATGTTCCAGGCCGGGTACGAGCTGCGCGCCGACCGGCTGCGGCCGGTGGCCCGGGCGGCCGGGGTGATCTCGGCCGCGGGCATGGTCGTGCCGCTCGCGCTCGGCTCCGGTCTGGCGTGGGCCGTGCACCGCTCCGTCGACGTCCTGCCCGGCGACGCCCCGGTGCCGGTCTCCTGTCTGTTCGTGGGCGTCGCCCTGGCCATCACGGCGTTCCCGATGCTGGCCCGGATCATCACCGAACGCGGCCTGACGGGTTCCAGGTTCGGCTCCATCTCGCTGGCCGCGGGCGCCGTCGACGACGCCGTCGCGTGGGTGCTGCTCGCCGGTGTCCTGAGCCTGTCGCAGGGCAGCGCGGGCCCGTTCGCCAAGGCGGTGGCCGGGACGCTCGGCCTGTTCCTGATGCTCGCGCTGCTGTTGCGCGCCCGGGAGCCGATCGCGCGCCGCCTGGAGCGGCTCGCCCCCGAGCGGGCGCTGCTGCTCGTCGTCCTCACGCTGTTCCTCGCCGCCTGGTACACGGACACGATCGGCCTGTACGCCGTCTTCGGGGCGTTCAGCCTCGGCGTGGTCTTCCCGCGCTGTGCCGCGGTGGACCGCGCGGTCGGCGCCATCGCGCCCGCGGGCCAGATCGTCTTCCTGCCGCTGTTCTTCACGTACTCGGGCCTCAACACCGACTTCGGACTGCTCACCGGGCCCGCGCTGCTGCTGGTCACGGCCGCGTGCGTGGCCGCCGCCGTCCTGGGCAAGTTCGGCGCGTGCTGGCTGGCCGCGCGGGCCGTCGGCGAGGAGCGAGGTGTCGCGCTGCGCGTGGGCACCCTGATGAACGCGCGCGGCCTGATGCAGCTCATCGCCATCAACGTCGGGCTCTCCGCGGGCATCGTGACGCAGCGGATGTTCTCCATGCTCGTGGTCGTCGCGCTCGTCACGACGCTGATGGCCACCCCCGTCCTGAGCCTCTGGGACCGCCGCGACCGCACGGCACGGCCCCCCGCGGCCGACGCCCGCGAACCTCTTCAGGAACTGGCTCCGAAGGCGGCCGAAACAGGCCCGTGACGGCCCTGTGCGGGGGCCTCCCCGGGTGTACGGGGCGAACCGCGCAGCCCCGGTCACCCGGTCCGCCCACGCCCCGCACACGCCCGTACGCGCGTTCGCCACATGCCGTCTGACCTGGGCTTTCATAGCGCCCGACGGTACTGTCCAGGGACATCGCGAAAGGGGATCGGATGGACCGGGACGCACGCGCAACCGAGCGGCACCTCCGCAGTGTCGAGGACGTACTGGAGCTCATGGACGGCCTGTTCGCGCCGGAGGCCGACCGCTGGACGGCGGGCGCGGCCGACTGGTGGGACGGGTTCTACACCGACCGGTCCAAGCCGGTGCCGTTCTTCGTGGACAAGCCCGACGCCCACCTGGCCGCGCACCTCGACTCCGGGCTCGTCCAGCCCGGCCGCGCCCTCGACCTCGGTTGCGGCCCGGGGCGCAACGCGCTCCACCTGGCCGCGCGCGGCTTCACGGTGGACGCCGTCGACCTGTCACCGGCCGCGCTCGCCTGGGCCGGGGAGCGGGCCCGCGAGGCCGGGGCCGACGTGCGCTTCCACCACGGCGACGCCTTCGCGCTCGGCCCGGACGTCCTGCGCGGACCGTACGACCTGGTCGTCGACTCGGGCTGCTTCCACCATCTGCCGCCGCACCGGCGCGTCAGCTATCTCGCGCTGCTCGACCGGGTGCTCGCGCCCGGCGGCCATCTGGCGCTGACCTGCTTCGCGGCGGGCGGCATGGGCTCGGAGCTGTCCGACACCGACTTCTACCGCCAGGCGCGGCTGCACGGCGGCCTCGCGTACTCGGCCGAGTCGCTGCGCTGGATCTTCGCCGACCTGACGGAGGTCGAGTTGCGCCGGATGCGCGACGAGCCGCCCGGGTCGCCGCACTTCGGCGAGCCCTTCCTGTGGGCGGGCCTGTTCCGCCGGGACGCGTAGCGGATCGCCCACGGCCCGGCCGCGCGGGGCCCTGCACCCTTCGGGATGCCGTTGGCGAATTCGGGGCTCTGCGTGACGTCGGCCTTCAAGACCTGGTTGTGGTCTTGAAGGCCGACGTTGTCGTATGGGGTGGGTGTCGATGTCGATGCGTCCGATCGGAGATGGGGAGATCCCCGCGGAGACGGTGCGGGTGGCCCAGGCGGCGTTCCCGAAGGGCAGTCTGGCGATCCGGTTGCGGGATGAGCTGGGGGTGCTGTTCCGGGACGAGCAGTTCGCGGATCTGTTCCCGTCCCGGGGCAAGCCGGCCTGGTCCCCGGGCCGGCTCGCGCTGGTGTCGGTACTCCAGTTCGCCGAGGGGCTGCCCGATCGGCAGGCGGCCCTGGCGGTGCGGGCCCGGATCGACTGGAAATACGCCCTGGGCCTGGAGCTTACCGACCCGGGCTTCGACTACTCCGTACTCAGCGAGTTCCGCACCCGGCTGGTCGAGGCGGAAGCGGGGCAGCAGGTCTTCGACCACGTCCTGGAGTCCGCCCGGAAGGCGGGAATGCTGAAGGCGCCAGGCAGGGCCCGCACCGACTCCACCCACGTACTGGCCGCGATCCGGTCGCTGAACCGGCTGGAGTTCGTCATCGAGACCCTGCGCGCTGCGCTCAACGCACTCGCCGCTGCGGCCCCCAACTGGCTGTCCGCCCACGCTGATCCGGCCTGGTTCGACCGGTATGCCACCCGGCCGGAGGACTACTGGCTGCCCTCCGGCAAGGCCAAGCGGACCGAGTTGGCCGAGCAGACCGGCCGGGACGGCATGCGCCTGCTGGCCGACGTGCACGCCGCCGGGGCGCCCGTGTGGCTGCGCGAGCTGCCCGCCGTCCAGATCCTGCGCCGGGCCTGGGTTCAGCAGTACGTGTTCGATACGGAGGGCGAGGTGCGATGGCGGGACCCAAAAGAGTGCCCGCCGGGTGCTCTTCGCCTGGTCAGCCCCTATGACACCGACGCTCGCGCGAGTGTGAAGCGGGATATCAAGTGGGACGGTTTCAAGGTCCATTTGACCGAGACCTGCGATGCGGACACGTCTCACCTGATCACGAACGTGCTGACGCAGGACGCTACCGTCCAGGACAGCACGGCCACCAACCTGGTCCACGACGCCCTCGCCGCCAGGGACCTTCTGCCCGGCGAGCATCTACTGGACGCTGGCTACATCGACGGACCCCGCATCGTCACCGCCGATCGTCAGTACGGCATCACCCTGACCGGCCCCATCCGCGGCAACACCACTGCCCAGGCCAGCGGCCCCTACAGCCAGAGCGCCTTCGCCATCGACTGGCAGAGCCAGACCGTGACCTGCCCGAACGGCAAGAACGCCACCCAATGGCGGGACAAGATCTCCGATCGTGGCGCCCCCATCATCATCGTCCGGTTCTCACCCGCTGACTGCCGCACTTGCCCCGCGCGCCCCGAGTGCGTGAGCTCACCCCGAGCCGCGAGAAGGGAAATCACCCTGCGGCCCCGGGCCGAACACGAGGCGATCCAACAGGCCCGTGCAGCCCAGGGCACTCCCGAGTGGCGGGAACGCTACGCGGCCCGCAACGGCATCGAGGGCACCCTCTCCCACGCTGTTCACACCGCCGGTCTGCGCCGGTGCCGCTACCGCGGACTCGCCAGAACCCGCCTCCAGCACCAGCTCACCGCAACCGCGATCAACCTTGCCCGCCTCGACGCCCACCTCACCGGAACACCCCTGGCCCGGACCCGCACCAGCCACTTCGCACGACTTCGCCCCGCCGACCAAACGATCGACGGGGCGAAGTAGCAGGACCCCGAATTCGCCAACGGCATCCCCTTCGGTGCGGGGCCCCGCCGCCATGGGTGGAGCTCCTCCACCCGGAGCTGCACCGAAGTGTGCACGCCCACGTCACCCGGGCGCACGACGCACCGGGCCGACCGCGCCGGAAGAGTGGAGGGCGACCAGTGACGCGATCCCGCCTCCGCTCGGCGGCGGGCGACGGAAGGGGCCCGCGATGGACGGCTGCGCTACAGGGGGAGCCCGGGGCGGCGGTACGGGGCCGTCCGTGGCGGGGGCCGAACGGCAGGGCCCGCACGGCCCGCACGGCCCGCGCCGCCGGGCGGGGTTCGGCGCCGGGTTCGGCACGGCGTTCGGCGCGGCGGGGTGCGCGGTGCTCGTGGCGGCGCTGCTCAGCCCGGGCGCCGCGGGGGCCACGACGGGGGCCGTGGGATCTGCGGGGCCTGCGGGGGCCGTGGGGGCCGTGGGATCCGCGGGGGTCGCAACGGAGGACGCGAGGGACGCGACGCCGCACCGCCCGGCTCTCGACGCGCCCGAGGGCACGGCCCTGCTGCCCAACCTCGACGACGACACGCGCCGCTGCCGGCTGCGCCCCGGCGACCTCGACCGCCTCGACGTGGCCGTGGACCGGCGGCTCGCCGCGTGCCACGACGCGGCCGACGAGGTCGTCAACGGACCCGAGGACCTCAAGGACTTGACCCCCGTGCGGGTGCGGCCGACCCGGGCGGACGGGGACGCGGGCGGCCGCGTGACCGTGCCCGCGGCGCAGCGCCCGTACGTACGGATCTTCGTGGAGCGGGGCGGCCGCTACGTCCCGCTCGGCAGCGCAGGGCGCCTGACCGCACGGGAGGTGCGGCAGGGTGCGCGGCTCGCCGTGGAGGGGCGCGACATCGTGCGGGACACCCGGCGGTGGGACGGCGACGTCGACCTCACCCTCACCACGGCGGGCGCGGAGCCCCGGCACGCCACGCTGACCCTGCGCATGACGCCGGTGCTGCTCCAGCACGACCTCCAGCGCGCCCGGCACGTCTTCGCCGCCGCGCCCGGCCCCGGCGCCCCGCACAGCGGGCAGCCCGCCGAGGTGCCGGTCCACACGCGGCCGCCGGGGCAGTGGCGGGAGTTCGCCGACTCGCTGCGCGCGGCGACCCGCGCCGCGGGCCTGCCCGACCGCGAACTGCGCTTCCAGGCGGGCTCGTCGCGGTGGTGGCGGGACATCTGGCGCCAGGACGTCGTCGAGCCCGGCTACGTCAGCAAACCCACGCCCGGCGGCACCCCGCACACCCTGCGCGTCCTGCTGCGCTCCCCCAACCACTGGAAGTCCGCCGACGGCCGCCGGGAGAGCCTGCGCCGGGCCGGGCGGCTGCTCTTCCGCGATCTGCGCGGCCCGGGCGTCGGCGTCGTCCAGCAGTACACGACCCGGCGCGGCCCCGGCGTCGACGAACTCCTCAACTTCACCGGCAACATCGAGGCCCTGCCGCCGTACCCGGGGCATCCGCGAGGCCGGATCGTGTACGGGGCGACCGCGCGGCGCCACCCCGACCCGTCGTTCACGCGCATGCTCCGTGCCCAGCGGCAGCAGGAACCCGTCGTCCTCGACACGTCCTGGCTGGTCGCCGGGCACGCCGACGAGACCGTGCACGTCGTCCGGGCCGACAACGCGCGCGGCTGGACGCTCGCCGTGTCCGACCCGCGCCTCGCGCTCGGCCTGCTGCGCGAGGCGCGGCGCGCCGGTGCGGGCGGGCAGCGCCTGTTCGCGGACACGGTCGCGCCGGACAAGCCGACCGTCGACGCGTTCCTGCGGTACGAGGCCGCCGAGGGCGACAACGCGGACGCGGCCCGGCACATCGAAGGGCAGCTGAAGGTGCTCCTGCGCGAGACCGGCCTGCGCGCGGACGAACTCGTCCGCCTCCCCGTGCTGTACGCCCGGGTCGACGCCGGGCCCGGCGGGACGCGCCGCCACATCGCCTTCTCCCCCGCGCTCGCCAACGGCCTGTCCCTGACCGCCCGCGACTACGCGGCTCCGGCCCCGCACGGGCCGAGGGTGCGCGGGCGCGACCTGTTCCGGGACGCGGCCGCACGCGCCCTGACCGCCAACGGGGTGTGGGTGCGCTGGGTGGAGAACTTCTCCTGGGCGCATCTGAGCCTGGGCGAGGTGCACTGCGCGACCAACGCGCTGCGCGAGATCGCGCCCTGACCCGACGGCACCGCTCCTGCGTGGCTGCTCACGACGCTCCAACAGGTCTCCGACAGGGCCCCTATAGGGCACAGCCGCCCCGCTGCCAAGCGATCGACGGAATCATCATGCTCTCGCGTGACACCGCCGACCGGACGGGCCGCGTCCCGGAACAATGGCGCCCATGTCTGACGACTGGAAGCGGCAGATCGACGCGCTCCACTCCGAGTTGGTACGCCGCGACGACCCGGCCGCGTGGGTCAGCGAGGCCGACGCTCTGGACGCCTCGTACCTCTATCCCCATCTCGCGGTGCGCGGGCCGGTGTTCGGGCTCGCCGCGCGCGAGCCGGGCGACGAGACGGACTGGCGGCTCCTCAACGACGTGATGGACGGCACGCCGCAGCAGGCGCGCGACGGCCTCAACTCCCTGCTGTGGTTCAGAGCGAAGGACGACGCGGACGGCCGCGCCGAGCGCCGGGCCCTGCTCGCCGCCGTGGCCCGCCTGGAGCGGGAGCGGGTGAACGAGGTCACCGTCCTCGGCACCCGCTACCGCGTCGTGCGCGGCGAGGAGTTCGCGCGCGCCGGTGACGACGGCCTCGAACCGCCGCGCCCCACCGACCCGGAACCCACCGTCCCCTCCTGGGACCAGCGGCCCTCACCGCCCTCCCACGACGCGGGCTTCGCCCTCGCCCCCGGCCGCGACAGCGGCGTCATGGCGGGCGCGCTGCGACTCGCGCTGCGCGGCTTCACGTACGCGGGCGACGACTGTCCCCCGGCGATCCGCGAGGAGGCGCGGCGGGCCGTACGGGACTACCCGGAGGTGGTCCTCCTGCCCGTCAGCTTCGGGGTCGCGGAGCGCCGCGGCGAACGCTGGCGGCCGCGCGGCGCCCTGATGCCGACCCCGCACGACGCCCGCCGCCTGCTCGTCCACGGCCTGACCGAGTTCTGGCCGCTCCTGTACGACCTCGACGACGCCGGCCGCGCCGCGTTCGCCCACGCCGCCGAACGCTTCAAGTCGGCGGGCCGCGCCAACGAGGTGGTCGTCCGCGACCAGTGCTTCCGCATCTGCCGCGTGGAACGCATGGTCCGCGTCGGCCCCGACGGCCCGGAGCCCGCCCGCCCCTCGGACGTGGAAACGACGGACCCGATGAAGCTGCACCCGACGATGGACGAGGACGGGGCCATCCACTACGACGAGTGAGGCGCCGCCGCGGACGCGCCGGGCGCGAGCGGCTCCTTCAGTGGCTGCGCGCCCCCGCGCCGCACGAGATCACCGACCCCACCGGGTTCTTCACCGTCCTGGCGTTCCTCTCGCTGCTGCCCGACAGCGCGCAGCAGCACGCGGTCCTGCGGCGGCGCCTGGAGTTCCTGGAGACCTCCGCGAGCTTCTTCTACGACGGCGACCGCCCGCTGCGTGCCGAGGAGGTCGAGGACCCCTGCCGCCGCGGCATGCTCCGCACCGCCCCCGCCAGCCCCACCGGACCATCCGGGCCGTCCGGGCAACCGGACAGACCGCTGTGGATATCCGGAGGCCGAGCCGGGTAGGGAACCCGGTCCGACGTGCGGCGCACATCGAGGTTGCGGCGTCCGCCCCGGTTCTGGTTGCGTCACGCGGGCGACCACGAGAACCGCGGCCCGACCGACTTCCCGCCCTGACGGAGTGCTGATGACCATGGAACCGAGGACGACGACCACCCGCGCCGAGGACGCCGCGGCCCGCTGGCTGCGGCGCCCGCAGCCGCGCCCCGGCGCGCGGACCACTCTGGTGTGCTTCCCGCACGCGGGCGGGACCGCGTCCTTCTTCACGCCGTGGGCCCAGCTGATGCCCCAGCACGTGGAGTTGGTCGCGCTGCAGTACCCGGGCCGCCAGGACCGGCTCGGGGAGCGGCCGATCGCCACGATGACCGACCTGGCCAACGCCGTCGCGGAGGTGCTGCGCACCGGCATACGCGCCGACCGCGAGCTGATCCTCTTCGGGCACAGCATGGGCGCCGCGCTCGCCTGGGAGACCGCGCTGCGCCTGGAGGCCGGGACGGGGCCCGCGCCGGCGCGGCTCTTCGCCTCCGGGCACGAGGGCCCGAGCCGCAAGCGCCGCGGCACGGTGCACCTGCTGCCCGAGGAGCAGTTCGTCGGGAAGATGAAGGAGCTGGGCGGCACCGACCCCCGCCTCCTGGACGAGCCGGAGCTGCGCGAGATGGTGCTGCCCGCGGTCCGCGCCGACTACCGCCTCATCGAGACCTACCGCCCGGACCTCGGCGCCCGGCTCCGCTGCCCGATCGGGGTGTTCACGGGCGACCAGGACTCCGAGGTGACCACGCAGGACGCGGAGGCGTGGCGCGAGGCGAGCCTCGGCGGCGACTTCTTCACCCGGGTGTTCCCCGGTGACCACTTCTACCTCGCGGACCACGCCGCCCGCATCGTCGCCGAAATGTTCGGCGCCCGCTCGGGCGCCGGACACGGCGAGGGCTGAGCGGGCGCAGGACACGGCGAGGCGCGGGGGACGGTTCAGACCGTGGCGCGCTCCGGCTCCGGCTCCGCCACCTTCGTGAGCGCCTCCGCGCGCGGCGCGTGCGCTCCCCGCAGGCCGATCAGGGCGACCGCCACCACCAGGAGGAACGCCCCGCCCGCGATGGCGAAGCTCAGGGTGAACTGGCTCTCCTCGGGGAGCGCGGGCATCCCGGCGGGCAGCTCGATGGTCTTCGACGCGAGGAGGGTAGTGATCATCGCGCTCGCGATGGCACTGCCCACCGAGCGGGAGATGGAGTTGATGCCGTTGGCGATGCCGGTCTGGTGGGCCGGGACGCTCGCGACGATGAGCGCGGGCATGGAGGCGTAGCCGAAGCTGATCGCCAGGCCGACGACCATGCCCGCGCCGATCACGGAGGCACTGGTGTCGTGGGCCAGGGTCAGCCAGGCGAAGCCGAGCACGCCGAAGGCCGCGCCGACGGCGAGCGTGACGCGCGCCCCGATCCGGCGCACCAGGACGCCGCCGAACTGGGCGCCGACCAGGGAGACGAGGGTGGTCGGCAGCAGATAGACGACGGAGGCGCCGAGCACGGAGGCGCCGAAGCCGTACCCCGCCACGTCCTCGGGCATCTGCACGAGGTACGAGACGCCGATGAACTGGGCGAACATCGCGAAGCCGAGCAGCAGGCCCGCCAGGTTGGTGAAGAGCACGGGGCGGTGCGTGAACATCTTCATGTCCACCATCGGCTCCTTGACCCGGTTCTCGGTGAGGACCCATACGACCGCCATCACGACCGCCCCGGCGAAGGAGCCGAGCGTACGGCCCGACGTCCAGCCCCACTCGTGGCCCTGCGAGACCGGCAGGAGCAGCAGGACGAGGAGCAGCGCCAGGGTGAGCGCGCCCAGCCAGTCGGTCCTGCCGCCCGTCGTGGCACGGGATGCGGGCACGACGAAGATCACGCCGACGAGGGCGACCACGGCGAGGACGACCGCGAGCCAGAAGACCCGGTGGTAGTCGGGGTCGTCCCCCTGGGTGAGGAGCCCCGCGCCGACCAGGGCGAGACCGCTGCCGAACGCGAGGGTGCCGCTGACCAGGGCCATCGCCCCGTGCAGCTTCTCCGGCCTGATCTCCTCGCGCAGTACGGACAGGGCCAGCGGGAAGATCGCCGTGGCCGCTCCCTGGAGGACGCGGCCGACGATCAGCCAGGTCAGCGAGGTCGTGGTGGCGGCGAGGACCGAGCCCGCGATCATCACGAGGAGCACGCCGACGAGGGTGGGCTTCTTGCCGTGCTGGTCGCCGAAGCGGCCGAGGAGCGGGGTGAAGACGGCGGCGGACAGGAGCGTGGCCGTGGTCACCCAGCTGACGTTGGCCGTGGTGGCCCCGAGATCGTTCTGGATGATCGACAGGATCGGGACGACCAGGGTCTGCATCATCGATACGACCATGGCGGCGAGCCCCAGGACCAGGACGATCGAGGTCTGCCCCGAGGGGCGTGACGTCCCCGTGCGGTGTGCGTGAGACACGGAATCTCTTCCCAACTGCTTAAGAACCTAGAAACTTGAGAACCTCAAGCAACCGCATCACTGTAGGGGCCATTGTTTGAGATGGTCAAGTTTTAGGGCGTAAGATGGGCCCATGCCAGAAACTCCACGCGTCGGCACCGGCCAGCTGATGGAGCTGCTCTCGGTGTCCCTCGGCGCCTACTACGGCGACTTCACGGCCGCGGCCGCCCGCGAGAACCTCACGGCCAGCCAGGGCAAGACCCTGAGCGTGCTGCGCCGCGGCCCGGCCGCGATGCGCGTCCTCGCCGGGATCCTGGCCTGCGACGCCTCGAACATGACGGGGATCGTCGACCGCCTGGAGAAGCGCGACCTGGTGCGCCGCGAGCCCAGCCCCGGCGACCGGCGCGTGAAGAACGTCGTCCTCACCACCGAGGGCGAGCGCGTCATCGACGCGATCCGCGCGAACATGCGCACCACGCTCGCGGGCCTGGACGCCCTCGACGACGCGGAGCGCGCCGCCCTGCACGACCTCCTGAGCCGCGTCTTCGTCGCCGGGCCGGGCGAGGCGTCCTAGGGTCTGCGGGCCGGGGCCAGGGCCTGCGGGCGGCCGTGGTCCCGGCGTGACCGCTCACGCCGTTCCCCGCGCCCCTACGGGGTGTCCCACCGGGTCAGCGTCTCCCCCACCGCCGCACTGGCCAGGTAGTTCGCCGCCAGGTGGAAGTCGAAGGCGTGGATGGTCTCGTGGGTGTCGGCGTCCACCCCGTGGAAGTACCGGGAGACGCCCCGTACGGGCAGGGCGACCAGGTCCCCGAGATCGGCGATGTTGACCCAGCGGCGCACCGACGGCGGGCGGGCGCCGACGTCGTCGGTGGGTGCGGGAGCGAGGCGGGGAAAGACGGCGTGCGGCAGGGCGAGGGGCGAGCCGAGCGTGAGGAAGAGGTCCACTTCGTGCTCGGGCCGGGCCCACAGCGCTTCGTAGGCGACGACGGAACCGAGCGAATGCGCGACGACCACGTGGGGCCGCTCGCGGGCGATCACCTCCGCCACCGCGTTCCGCGCGTCGTCCCTGGCCGGGGAACCGCTCCGCAGATACGCGGCCACCTCGCCGAAGAAACGCGCCACGAACCGCTCGACGAGCTGCGGGGACAGCCGCCGCCGCGCGGCCAGCCAGCCGAGGGCCTGCCGCACGGGCCAGGTGCCCGGGCCCTGGTCGTCCTCGTCCGGGAGGCCCAGCTCCCCCAGCCAGAGCCGGACCAGGTCCTCCGCGTCGCCCGGCAGGTCGTCCAGGTCCGCGTCCTCGCCCTGGGCGCCCTCGTCCTGGACGTGGTCGGCGTAATAGGCGACGGTCAGGTCCGCCGTCGCCATGAGGGCGGCGCCCGGGCCGCGGGCCAGATGGCGCCGCCAGATCCCGGTCAGCCGCGCCGACGCGTCCTTCGCGGACCGTCCCGGCTGGTAGTTCCCCACACCGTGTACGCCGACGATCCGCACCGCACCCCCTGGTCGCCCCTGCCCCGGCCCTCACCGCGCCGTGGGCGAGCGATCTCCTTTGCCCACCGGCCCGTTGAGCTTCCTGCACAATAGTGGCCGGGCCCGATTCGCCGGGGCCGAAGCCGACTCTTGGGCCAGAAGGAGAACGATGCGCGAGGTGGTCCGGTTCCCGCTGGCCAGCGGCGGGATCGCGAGCGTGGAGGTCGAGGACCAGGAGTACGGCGCGCGCCCGGTGGCCCGCTCCCACCACGGCTACATCGAGGCCGCCGGCAGCCTGGACCAGGCCATGGACCAGATCCGCGAGGTCGCGAACGCGATGGTGCGCCCCCTGCGGGACATCCAGCCCCGGCCGGACGGCGTCGAA harbors:
- a CDS encoding DUF5954 family protein, translating into MSDDWKRQIDALHSELVRRDDPAAWVSEADALDASYLYPHLAVRGPVFGLAAREPGDETDWRLLNDVMDGTPQQARDGLNSLLWFRAKDDADGRAERRALLAAVARLERERVNEVTVLGTRYRVVRGEEFARAGDDGLEPPRPTDPEPTVPSWDQRPSPPSHDAGFALAPGRDSGVMAGALRLALRGFTYAGDDCPPAIREEARRAVRDYPEVVLLPVSFGVAERRGERWRPRGALMPTPHDARRLLVHGLTEFWPLLYDLDDAGRAAFAHAAERFKSAGRANEVVVRDQCFRICRVERMVRVGPDGPEPARPSDVETTDPMKLHPTMDEDGAIHYDE
- a CDS encoding CU044_2847 family protein; protein product: MREVVRFPLASGGIASVEVEDQEYGARPVARSHHGYIEAAGSLDQAMDQIREVANAMVRPLRDIQPRPDGVEVAFGVRLNAEAGALISSNVGESHFQVTLTWRAAPPGEAMV
- a CDS encoding MarR family transcriptional regulator; amino-acid sequence: MPETPRVGTGQLMELLSVSLGAYYGDFTAAAARENLTASQGKTLSVLRRGPAAMRVLAGILACDASNMTGIVDRLEKRDLVRREPSPGDRRVKNVVLTTEGERVIDAIRANMRTTLAGLDALDDAERAALHDLLSRVFVAGPGEAS
- a CDS encoding alpha/beta fold hydrolase, with translation MTMEPRTTTTRAEDAAARWLRRPQPRPGARTTLVCFPHAGGTASFFTPWAQLMPQHVELVALQYPGRQDRLGERPIATMTDLANAVAEVLRTGIRADRELILFGHSMGAALAWETALRLEAGTGPAPARLFASGHEGPSRKRRGTVHLLPEEQFVGKMKELGGTDPRLLDEPELREMVLPAVRADYRLIETYRPDLGARLRCPIGVFTGDQDSEVTTQDAEAWREASLGGDFFTRVFPGDHFYLADHAARIVAEMFGARSGAGHGEG
- a CDS encoding serine peptidase; the protein is MRIVGVHGVGNYQPGRSAKDASARLTGIWRRHLARGPGAALMATADLTVAYYADHVQDEGAQGEDADLDDLPGDAEDLVRLWLGELGLPDEDDQGPGTWPVRQALGWLAARRRLSPQLVERFVARFFGEVAAYLRSGSPARDDARNAVAEVIARERPHVVVAHSLGSVVAYEALWARPEHEVDLFLTLGSPLALPHAVFPRLAPAPTDDVGARPPSVRRWVNIADLGDLVALPVRGVSRYFHGVDADTHETIHAFDFHLAANYLASAAVGETLTRWDTP
- a CDS encoding MFS transporter, producing the protein MSHAHRTGTSRPSGQTSIVLVLGLAAMVVSMMQTLVVPILSIIQNDLGATTANVSWVTTATLLSAAVFTPLLGRFGDQHGKKPTLVGVLLVMIAGSVLAATTTSLTWLIVGRVLQGAATAIFPLALSVLREEIRPEKLHGAMALVSGTLAFGSGLALVGAGLLTQGDDPDYHRVFWLAVVLAVVALVGVIFVVPASRATTGGRTDWLGALTLALLLVLLLLPVSQGHEWGWTSGRTLGSFAGAVVMAVVWVLTENRVKEPMVDMKMFTHRPVLFTNLAGLLLGFAMFAQFIGVSYLVQMPEDVAGYGFGASVLGASVVYLLPTTLVSLVGAQFGGVLVRRIGARVTLAVGAAFGVLGFAWLTLAHDTSASVIGAGMVVGLAISFGYASMPALIVASVPAHQTGIANGINSISRSVGSAIASAMITTLLASKTIELPAGMPALPEESQFTLSFAIAGGAFLLVVAVALIGLRGAHAPRAEALTKVAEPEPERATV